The genome window ccctgaagaattttgatccatattcccagagggggaggaattttaggggaagatgaccagagggttccccctcccccctcctccattcCATCgcgacccggagagagaagaggaaaaaaggagggacactcggaagtagtgacaggtgtaggggtgacacagaaagaaagagaaggcagggctacagagaaaATGGGCAAAAGTGTTAAGTATAGATAGTTAACAAAAATGATAGTCGGAGCTCCAGTGGCGTAATCGGTTAGCGTGCGGTACTTATAtgaaatgatagtcaacccacatctgtgatcttGCTAGAACCatggcagtttccagtggaaggaacgGGGACACAATATGTGATGGCCTTAAATACTTCACAGACTAGAACAAAGCGTGTGTGGAGGACGGAAGTGCATGTTCAAGGTGCAAGCTGTGTCTTATTCCACCACGCTTCAGCGCTTAACTTTGCCTTTCATGCTCTAGGGAGGCACTGAAAGGATTCGAACTAATAGCCCACTTGGGTAGTGTAGTGTGCTGCTCTACCATGTGTGCACACCAGGCTCAAGGCTGCTTCAGTGCTGCGGCTCCCCCTGCCTGTtgcctctccgtctctatctgaaagaaaaaaaagaaatgttttgaaCTGTGGATGTGATCAGGAAGATTTGTAGGAAGCAGTTTTGAAACACCGAGGTGTAGCATATCTGAGAGTACACAGATCAGAGCAGTGTGGCTTCATCAGTCAGCATCATCAACCCATACAGCTGTGGCCCTTATGAAGAAAGAGACCGTAGGTTCTAGAAACGCCCCTTGGCGTTCCCATCAGTcattggggctgggggcttgaacttggatccttgcgcactaatACACTTGTACCAGGTGAGCTGCTGCACAGCCCCACATTAACACTTTCTTATGGCGTATAGTTTGTAGTTTCCTGTTACACTTCGCAAGATTAACATACTGTAACTCTTCTGCATACGGCTCCATGAATTTTCTGTCCCAGTCAGAATGCAGGTGCCTCCTTCCAGAAAGCACTGAGGCCTTCCTGTGAGGCCCCTGGGACCCCAGTCTTCAGCCGCCTGTGTGCGGCCATTCGTTGTGTCTTTGAGAACGTGTAGGACGGAGTTGTGTGGTGTACAACACTGGGGGAGCAGCCTTGGCACTGCCATGtctgtccatctctgtctccttactttttatatatatatgtatttatttattttcccttttgttgccattgttgtttaacattgttgtggttattgatgtcgtcgttgttggctaggacagagagaaatggagagaagaggggaagacagagagggggagagaaagacagacacctgcagacctgcttcaccacctgggaagcgactcccctgcaggtgaggcgcagggggctcgaaccgggatccttatgccggtccttgcgctttacgacatgtgcacttaacccactgcgccaccacccgactccggaAAATACTGACTTTATGGGTGGGGGGTCAGACAGGGAAAGTGCAGGGAACAGAGGACGAGCCCCTCAGCCACGTGTCGGGCTGGGCGCGAGCCTGCGGCCTCACGTGGGCGAAGCGTGTGCTCTGCCCACTCCGCCGCCGCCCCAGCCAGTCGCGCCTTTGAATCTGGCTcggccctttctttctctctaatcgCAGAGTCTCAGTGCTGTGCTCTTTTCGCTTTCTGCCCCTCTCCTTCACTTCCTGTTCAGCATCTTTGTTCTCCACGCGTCGGAGCTGGTACTGTACCGCGTTTCCTCTTATGTTCTTTCCTgttgatacttttttaaaaaaatttttttttatatttattttatttatttattcccttttgttgcccttgttgttttattgttgtagttactgatgtcgttgttgttggataggacagagagaaatggagagaggaggggaagacagagagggggagagaaagacagacacctgcagacctgcctcaacgcctgggaagcgactcccctgcaggtggggagccggggttcgaaccgggatccttatgccggtccttgtgctttgcgccacctgcgcttagcccgctgcgctacagcccgactcccttgttgatACTttctatcttactttctttttcttcttttttttgctttcagggttattgccggggctcggtgcctgcactgcggatccactgctcctggctgcccttttttttcccattgttgttgttgctcttattgttgctgctgtcgttgttggataggacagagagaaatggagagaggaggggaagacgcagacggggagagaaagacagacaccagggcCAGGTAGGGGAGCACCTGACTGAGCTCACGTGTTagaatacgcaaggacccaggttcaagtccctgtccccaccctcagggagaaagctttgcaaatggtgaagcaggactgcaggtgtttctgtgtctctctccctctctctctctctcccatccctcttgatttctggctgtctctatcaaataaataaagattttaaaaaagagagagggggctcgaaccaggatccttacgctggtcattttgttttgtgccatgtgcacttaactcactgcactactgcctggcccaccatttcttattttatttttttatatatttacttgttttgtatagagacagaggaattgagagggaagggagagagagacctgcagcactcttgaagcttcctccctgcaggtggggaccaggggctcaaacctgggtcctcgtgcattgcaacatgtgcgctcaaccaggtgcgcccccacctggccccccttttttttgcctccagggttatcgctggggcttggtaacaGCACTACGAaaccgctgctcctggaggcctttttttttttctttcattttattggctaggacagagaaattgagagtgggagggggTAAGAGAATGACAGAGCAGAGCCACCTGCTGACCTGTGTCACCGCTTGTGCGGTGACCCATTCTGTGGGGTCGGTCCCTCAGTAAGGGATGCGGGGCAGGCAGAGAACTTGAGACCGCATTGTACTTGGCAACTTGGTCTTCAGATTGCCGTGAATCGACTGGTCTGAAAACGTTCTGTGTAGCAACGGGTGGGAGCTCTCGTCACAGGCTGCGGGTCCCCTCAGTGGGCTCACGGCCACAGAGCTCCAGCCTTCAGATGCTTGACTTTCGTAACCCTCTCTCGCCATATTAATTTGACCTGCCCAACTTACCTCACActtttaagatttaattatttgttggtaagagagaggagaaggggaaagggagaaggagaggaagagaaagaacgtgagacatcactctggtacttgttgtacctaccagggattgaactcaggacctcatgcttgagaatctagtgctttattcactgtgccacctcctgaactacCCTTACAGTCCTCTCCCCTTTAGTAGAGAGCTTTTGGTATGTATGAAATATGTTTTAAAGAAGTGAAatggtgggggccgggcagtagctcagcgggttaagcgcatgtgacgcaaagcgcaaggatcctggttcgagcccccggctccccacctgcaggggagtcgcttcccaggcggtgaagcaggtctgcaggtgtctgtcttcctcttcccccctctgtcttcccctcctctccccatttctctctgtcctatccgacaacgagcaaaatcaacaacaacaataataaccataacaaggctacaacagccagggcaacaaaaggggggagaaatggcctccaggagcggtggattcatggtgcagacactgagccccagcaataaccctggaggcaaaaacaaaaaagtgaaataCTGTATAAAAGAAGGTCGTAAATAATCAGTGACCCCAAAGCGGCAAgctgtggtgagaactgtgttggTTTTCCGTGTTTGGGGGGCTTGGCGGGGAGGAGctcaggcactgagctcctgtggtgatgggtgtggtgtggcacCGCCCGTCTACATTTCATGGCCGTCGCGTGAACCACTGTGAAGTCACGGACAGAGCTGGCAAGAGAGCTCACTTTGTATTTCCTctgtcatgggcacaacccaggaaGCTTCAGCGCTGCGCTCTCTCTCTGTCGCTTTCTATCTTTCTTGATTTTGAAGTTAGAGCTTAATTGAGTAATAGTTCACAGTGTAGTCCCCCCCACTCCCGTCACCAAAGGTCTGCGCCCCCCCTCCAGTTCTCCCATCTCACAGTCTTAGATGGAGGTCAGCATTTTCCCCCCTCCATATTTACTTGTTCAATTCTTATATCCTGCACGCGAGTGAGGCCATTGAGTAGTTGTCCTCTCCCTCCTTACTCGCTTCACTAAGCATCTATCTTTCTAGCGGAAAAAGTCAGTGATGGGTCCCTGGGTGGGgccgcacctggtggagcgcacatgttacagtgcacaaggacccaggtttgagcccccggtccccacctgttgctgaggagttattctgcactctcttctccgcggtgtagcccgacaccagaccgccacaacaacacccacctgcagggggaaagctttgcgagtggtgcagcagggttgcaggtctctctgtctctctccctctcttgttttcccttcctcttggcttctggctgtctctgtccaataaatcaagataataatgaaaaaacagtGAATGATAATAACTGGTGGATAATTGCACAATTTACAGCTATACAGAAAGAAAGCATTAAATCAAGAACTCATTACATATGCATTTAATTTGTTCATATTAAGTATGTTAAGTAAAAGTTACGATAGATTTATGTGTGAATCAGAGCATATCAGCATCAGAAGTTAGTATTACAGTTTTTCTACTTGAGGGCATAAATCTACACATATTCTCACTATCTTTGAGAAAATGAGTTTCCTTTGGAGAAAGAATCGAATACTAGAAAAGCAAACAGATTGTAATATAAATTTaaacattaaatttctatcagaaTGTAGAAATGTAGAATGTACATTTCAACACTGTAGATTATTAGATAAGTAATATAACTTgatctattaaaaataaacagaacacTCCCAGGCCTAAAAGTATATCATTTCATAGgcatagcatcttttttttttttttttttttttgcctctagggttattgctgggctcagtgcctgcaccatgaatccactgctcctggaggccatttttccccccttttgttgccctggctgttgtagccttgttgtggttattattgatgtcatttgttcttagatgggacagagagaaatggggagaggaagggaagacagagtgggggagagacagacagacacctgcagacctgcttcacttcctgtgaagtgactcccctgcaggtggggagccggggcctcgaactgggatccttccgctggtccttgcacttcgcaccacctgcgcttaatccactgtgctactctcGACCCCCAGGCATAGCATcttattaaaactttttaaaaaaaaatttatttttttaaacattgacaaaaccataggataagaggggtacaacttcacacaattcccaccaccagacctctgtatcccatccccttccctttgtatgttaactttttttaaaaaaagattttatttatttattcatgagaaagatagggagagagagaaagaaccagacatcactattgaactcaggatcttatgcttgagagtccaatgctttatccactgtgccacctcctggaccacatatgtTAACACACTTCTTAAAACTTTTTAAGCCCATGTTCAtaatgatttctctgtctctaggcaAAATCCGGCTTCACTAACATTACTGGCATTGATTATTCTGCTTCTGCAATCCAGCTTTCTGAGCAGATCATAGAGAGAGAAGGCTTGTCGGGCATTACGTTGAAGGTAACTTACTGCTCTCATTGCTATTTTCATTTGTAAATTAGGTCACatgtttaaatgtttttttttaatttaaattatttctttattggggaattaatgttttacattcaacagtaagtacaatagtttgtacatgcagaacattccccagattcaacatgtttaaatgttttaaagtgtttcagtttgttgacatcttttatttatttatttttaaaagattttgcttattaatgagaaagataggagagcgagagagagaaccagacattattctggtacaggtgctaccagggattgaactcaggacctcaaacttTAAAGTCCAAtgctgggagtcagatggtagtgctgTGGTTAAcagtaacaatagtaacaactacaataataactacaacaataataaaaaaaaaggggcagtgaaagtccagtgctttatccattgcgccacctcttggaccacaagactagtttatttttgtgtcctttgagatGATGATTCGACATTCAGATTTCTAGCCCAGATAGCTCCTCTAAGTCATTTATGTACATTTTGCACATTTTACACTTTGACTTGGCTGCATAATGAGGCACTTCTCAGTCCTCGTGTGCATGGCAGTGCAGACACCctgcccagtgagctctctctcggACCCTCTCACCTTcagtctctgttttgttttgtttttattggggaCAATATGTACAGTTATTGATTCTCCTCGAATCTTACATCCTTttgattttctttccctttattttgttCACTTGTGAAAATTCTCTGTGGGAAATAGTTGGtgtggggcgggggtagatagtgtaatggtgatgcaaagagattctcatgcctgacgctccaaagtcccaggttcactcccctgtaccaccatcaaccagagctgtgttctggttaaaaaaagaagaaagagggagtcgggcggtagcacagcaggttaagcgcaggtggcgcaaagcgcaaggaccagcataaggatcccggttcgagcccccggctccccacctgccggggagtcgcttcacaggcggtgaagcaggtctgcaggtgttggtctttctctccccctctctgtcttcccctcctctctccatttctctctgttttatctgacaatgacgacaacataataactacaacaatacaacaacaagggcaataaaagggaataaataaatattaaaaaaagaagaaaatagttgGTGTGTCACTTTgtacctgtgtgattccactgtgCCAGGTagactccttttctctcttttaattccagagagagagagagagagatgactgccaggagcagtggattcgcattgcaggcactgagccccagcgataaccctggaggcaaaaaaaaatgtgggaggctgggcattggtgcgcctggttaagggcacacattatcatgtgcattgacctgtgttcaagcctctgctcccacctgcagggacaaggttcacagctagtgaagctagtccggcaggtatttctttctctctccctttttgtttttgtatttatttattttcccttttgttgcccttgttgtagttattgttgttgttgttgatgtcattgttgttggataggacagagagaaatggagagaggaggggaagacagagagggggagagaaagacagacacctgcagacctgcttcaccgcctgtgaagcgactcccctgcaggtggggagccaagggctcgaaccaggatccttctgctagtccttgcactttgctgggggcttgaactcaggtccttgtgcatggttctcagtgcgcttaacccgctgcgctacagcccaactcccttttttttttccttaattatccttgtttattggatagagacaaccagatatcaagagggaacggGTTGATAGAGATTTGGAATGGCCAAGAGACActgtcaccccccacccccctcagttTTAATGATGTTAGAATGAAAATACGTTTCCTATACATAAAATGCCATTATTGCTAATAGGCCCTTTAATTTGAAACATTTTACAGATTGTCACTTGAATTCAGTAAAGTTTGTGTGTTGATTATTCTCAGTGCTGTTTGtcgttgtttttttaatataggtAGAAGACTTTCTGAATCTTTCCACAGAGCTGTCTGGATTTCATATTTGCATTGACAAAGGGACTTTTGATGCCATCAGCCTTAATCCTGAAAATGCAGCTGAGAAGAGGAAGCAGTATGTGAAAGCTCTGTCTCAGGTGTTGCAGCTGAAAGGCTATTTCCTGATCACCTCATGTAACTGGACCAAGGAGGAGCTGCTGGAGGAATTCGGTGCCGGTAGGTGACCGTGTGTGTGAACGTGTGCGTGTCTGCTGGAGGATTCAGTGCGGTAGGTGACTGTGTGTGACCGTGTGCGTGTCTGCTGGAGGATTCAATGCGGTAGGTgactgtgtgtgaatgtgtgcatGTCTGCTGGAGGATTCAGTGCAGTAggtgaccgtgtgtgtgtgtgtgtgtgtgtgtgtgtgtgtgtgtgtgaatgtgtgcgtGTCTGCTGGAGGATTCAGTGCAGTAGGTGACCGCGTGTGTGAATGTGTGCTTGTCTGCTGGAGGATTCAGTGCGGTAggtgaccgtgtgtgtgtgtgaacgtgTGCATGTCTGCTGGAGGATTCAGTGCGGTAggtgaccgtgtgtgtgtgtgaacgtgTGCATGTTTGCTGGAGGATTCAGTGCGGTAGGTGaccgtgtttgtgtgtgtgtgtgtgatgtgtctgCTGGAGGATTCAGTGCGGTAGGTGACCGTGTGCGTGTCTGCTGGAGGATTCAGTGCGGTAGGTGACCGCGTGTGTGAATGTGTGCTTGTCTGCTGGAGGATTCAGTGCGGTAGGTGACCGTGTGTGTGACCGTGTGTGTGTCTGCTGGAGGATTCAGTGCGGTAggtgaccgtgtgtgtgtgtgaccgtgTGCGTGTCTGCTGGAGGATTCAGTGCGGTAGGTGaccgtgtgtgtgaatgtgtgcatGTCTGCTGGAGGATTCAGTGCGGTAGGTGACCGTGTGTGTGTGGCCGTGTGCGTGTCTGCTGGAGGATTCAGTGCGGTAGGTGaccgtgtttgtgtgtgtgtgtgtgtgaacgtgTGCGTGTCTGCTGGAGGATTCAGTGCGGTAGGTGACCGTGTGCGTGTGACCGTGTGTGTGTGACCGTGTGTGTGTGACCGTGTGCGTGTGACCGCGCGTGTGACCCTGTGTGTGACCGCGCGTGTGACCGTGTGCGTGTGTGACCGCGCGTGTGACCGCGTGTGTGACCGTGCGTGTGTGACCCTGCGTGTGACCCTGTGTGTGACCGCGCGTGTGACCGTGTGCGCGCCTCACTCGGGCTTACTGGACTTTGACAAGTGTTCTTCCCCCTCTGCTGCTCCGGAGTTTTCTTTTGCAATTTCTGTGCGGTTGAACCGCCTGCTTCTTTTCTCTGTTAATAACTGCGGTCCTACTTCTGTCTTTGCAAAGAACAAGGAAATAATGTTGGTTTGGATCCAGAGTCCTTTTACAAATTTTCCAAGAAACCCTGGCAGCTTAGTACTACGATTTATATGATCCTGTACAAATCAAATTCTTCATTTAAATGAGACAGTCTATTATTTAAAGGGCCACACTAAGAAAGCACACACATCATACTTCTGATTGCAGCGCGGCATTTCCTGTTAAGCAGTGAAAGAGCAGTGGTCATGGAAACATACCTAGCTAGAGCGTCATTGTCATAGGCCCTTCATATGTGTTCTCATGGTCATTGAGACACCTGggacttgaattttttttaatatttaaatatttattcccttttgttgcccttgtttttttttttagtttgttgtttatatttaattattttcccttttgttgtccttttttttagttgttgtagttattattgtgttgttagtgatgtcgttgttgctgcataggacagaccgagatggagagaggaggggaagacagagggggagagaaagacagacacctgccgacctgactccccagcaggtgggggttgggggctcgaaccgggatccttatgcctgtctttgtgctttgggctatgtgtgcttaacccactgtgctaccgcccgacccccacctttttttttttcctttctatttttattttacaggacagagagaaattgagatgggaggggaagatagtggagggagggagaaagagagacacctgcagacctgcttcaccacttgtgaagtgcccctgcTTCAGGGGGGGAgtcgaggctcaaacctgggtccttgtgtttagtactatgtgcgcttaactgggtgcggcaccgcccggcccccccaaGAGATAGTTTGACGCTTACTCCTACAGTGCATAGTCATTTGGGGGACTGTACCTTGGAATCTACAATTAGACTTTTTTACTTTTGAATCAAAGTAGTATTTAtgttaatattccttttaaaatactttattcatttattattggatagagacagagaacttgaaaggggggagatagagagggagagagagagagacagacacctgcagccctgcttcaccatttgtgaagctttccccctgtaggtggggtctggaggtttgaacctgggtccttgtgcactgtaatgtgtgtgcttaaccaggtacatcactgcctggttCCTCTAAGAAGTATTTGCAGTCGCAAAGAATGTGTGTTTTCAGGGTCGAATGTTAGTAAATGACATGATACTTAATTTGTGgcgagtttttgttttttttttcttcttgctacTGTTTTTACTGGGACTTTGTGcctacatgatttcaccactctcaacTCCCTTCAAACTAaatctgtctctgtgtctttgtctttagacagagggtgagaggcagggcacatgggagagagagaggggaagagaagtgtaggtaagacaccacagcactgctcccctgctcatgaagcttcttcccttgcTTGGTACTCCCatccccatgtggtggctggggacttgaactcaggtccttgcgcatggttcTGAGTGCAGTctcctgggtgagctgtctcctgacaCTCTGTGTGGAGCTACTTTGTTCCTCAGTTGCCGCAGTGGGGAAGGCATTCTCGACCGGGCCGTGTCATAGACACTTCCTCTAGCTGACCAGGCCGTACGTAGGCGGCGGAAGGAAGAGCCCGTCACACATGCCCTCAGTGCTTCCTCAGTGGCCGAGGCAGGCCTCAAGTGACTGTCACCGCATTGCTGTTGCCTCTGGAGAGCCAGAATCACATGTGATTTACTGTCTTTTATTCTGTgtcatataattttattatctccCACGGTAAAAGTTGTTTGTTTTGGACCTGCCAGGGCCCCCTATCAGCCGCCTTTCCCTCTTCTCAGAGCTGACAGTTTCCATAAATGTTCAGAGCGACTTGTGTGAAGAGCAGACTCTCAAATGTCTTAAATGTTGGCGCTTCCTTTTCTTCTCACAGCACCAGACAAAAACATATTTGTTGTCTGTCCCTGATAATGAGGAACAGACTTCAGCCTAGTAAAAGATTGCCCAAGAATGTGTTTGTGTCTGAGAACTACAGAGTAAACTCTGCAACTTCtttgtattattactattattatttttatatttattttcccttttgttgccctttttgtttttttcattgttgaagttgttgttattgatgtcgtcgttgttggataggacagagagaaatggagagaggaggggaagacagagagggggagagaaagacagacacctgcaaacctgcttcaccgcctgcgaagcgactcccctgcaggtggggagccggggctcaaaccgggatcctcacgccggtccttgtgcttcgcaccacctgcgcttaacccgctgcaccaccgcccgactcccgctcttAAACTTCTGTTCAGTGTGAGGCACTAGCGCCAGATTGAAAATCAGCAAAATATCACAGCGGGAAATGGTAAAGAAATAATCC of Erinaceus europaeus chromosome 14, mEriEur2.1, whole genome shotgun sequence contains these proteins:
- the EEF1AKMT2 gene encoding EEF1A lysine methyltransferase 2 isoform X3, with the translated sequence MARLIRWMQRHGIPLDASVLDIGTGNGVFLTELAKSGFTNITGIDYSASAIQLSEQIIEREGLSGITLKVEDFLNLSTELSGFHICIDKGTFDAISLNPENAAEKRKQYVKALSQVLQLKGYFLITSCNWTKEELLEEFGAGFELLEELPTPQFSFGGRSGNSVAALVFQKA
- the EEF1AKMT2 gene encoding EEF1A lysine methyltransferase 2 isoform X2 is translated as MALSVNSSCPWDSVYERELQAFQEYGDMGEIWFGQESMARLIRWMQRHGIPLDASVLDIGTGNGVFLTELAKSGFTNITGIDYSASAIQLSEQIIEREGLSGITLKVEDFLNLSTELSGFHICIDKGTFDAISLNPENAAEKRKQYVKALSQVLQLKGYFLITSCNWTKEELLEEFGAGFELLEELPTPQFSFGGRSGNSVAALVFQKA